The following coding sequences are from one Collimonas arenae window:
- a CDS encoding GTPase → MVDCDVPNMDPSSAAKENTTVGADFGIVDLDDGEQLHIYGSPGQDRFDFVRGWLLSMAIGVIVMVDANEANAVRTAEQYLQTVYSVSEDMPCMLLLARPVSADVSNRFASQLTTALGIAVPMITADVRERSQMLDALDIFSSLLAAI, encoded by the coding sequence ATGGTCGATTGCGACGTTCCCAATATGGATCCCAGCTCTGCTGCCAAGGAGAATACAACGGTTGGCGCCGATTTTGGGATAGTGGATTTAGACGACGGTGAGCAACTTCATATCTACGGCAGCCCGGGACAGGATCGTTTCGATTTCGTGCGTGGTTGGCTGCTCTCCATGGCGATTGGCGTGATTGTCATGGTCGACGCCAATGAAGCGAACGCGGTCCGCACGGCGGAGCAATACCTTCAAACTGTTTATTCCGTTTCCGAAGACATGCCGTGCATGCTGCTGTTGGCTCGCCCTGTCAGCGCCGATGTGAGCAACCGGTTTGCGTCGCAACTGACGACCGCACTGGGTATCGCCGTCCCAATGATTACAGCAGATGTGCGCGAACGATCACAAATGCTTGATGCACTGGATATTTTTTCATCTCTGCTGGCAGCAATATAA
- a CDS encoding roadblock/LC7 domain-containing protein → MKADLASAAFAARHVFSQIDLPQNSISTMVMTTLDGQEIAIHDPGHKYSAARLSAMTSSLVAIARSLGKEVDFDGCDRLVLETPKGKIIFRPIGHKYPFLLCVVVNQDAILGHTIWTVDKIVSNFIQQLILSH, encoded by the coding sequence ATGAAAGCCGATCTCGCTTCCGCAGCCTTCGCTGCTCGTCATGTATTCAGCCAAATTGACTTGCCTCAAAACAGCATTTCAACAATGGTCATGACCACTTTGGACGGGCAAGAAATCGCTATCCATGACCCAGGACACAAATACAGTGCCGCCCGTCTTTCTGCAATGACCAGCTCCCTGGTCGCCATCGCACGCTCGCTGGGCAAAGAGGTTGACTTCGATGGCTGTGATCGTTTGGTGCTTGAAACCCCGAAAGGAAAAATCATTTTTCGCCCGATCGGCCATAAGTACCCTTTTTTGCTCTGCGTTGTAGTCAACCAGGACGCCATTCTAGGACACACCATATGGACGGTCGATAAAATCGTCAGCAATTTTATCCAGCAGCTAATTCTCAGCCATTGA